The window CTTTGGGAGGTTTCAGGGGAATGATACAACCAGAATGGCCAAGTCCTTTTTAACTATTATTTTGATGCGTAACAGGTTGGTCCAACCGAGGCAGAAAAGATTTGCAAGGCATTTCAACAAGTTTACAAGAGAGTTGTAAGGATATTAGTCTATGTTTAGCACCTTTTTGAAATCACTGTCTGAtctttttctccatttcttattGCTAAGGGCCTTGGAGCAAGTGACTTCCTCTTCCTCTACGTTGGTCCATATACAACCTTGCATAACCAAGTTCTGTTATCTTTCAGGTATATGAAGAATTGAGTTTAGAAGCTGCTCAGAAGATCATAAACTCTTCAGGAAATCCCAAAATTTAGAATCCAAGTCTGTCTTTTCACTAGGCAGGAGAAGGTTGTAAATCAATCGATGTGACCCAGGATGCGTGCAAGATCTATATAGAATTTTTCTAGCTTTGCCAAAATTGATGAACAAGATTCGCGCGCAGGAAATTGATGAAGTCTTGCTTTTGCTTAGTCCACTGTGTAGTGATTTCTGTATGGTTTTTGGTTTAACGAAGTATATCGGTGCTGCCAAACATAAAGACTTGTAAGAAATACAATATGGTGAATGAAGTGAATTTTGTAGAGTTGCTGGTGATGGTGTAGGTTTGGAAGAAGTCTTATTGTTCCCCCACACCATTGTTGTAtttgcttctgtaatttggtAATGTCACCTATTCTGCCTATTTAGGAACTTATAACCAGTGTGCTTCGACTATAACATAGTTGGATGCAATTAGTTTCAGTAGTGGCTTTTACACATTATAGTCTTGGAAGGCTAATACAGCACCATCCAAATGGCAAAtttagaaccaaaaaaaaaaggtggaggCTTATGGAACAATTCATCTCTCAGTTTCATCAGAAACTTTGAATCAGTATACATAATGAAGTTCCTTAAAGAAGGCTTCTTGATGATTCCCATTCCGTTGCAGGATCATCAGTTTTCCTGTGCTGGTCAAATTGAATCAACTTCATTCAGATTTATTGCTTGCATGTAATATAATTATACAAAGACTTGGAAAGAAAGCTTAACCCTTAAAAAAACCCCAGATcagtaaccaaaaaaaaaaaaacttggtcAAAAACAGCATTAAATCCTCAACAATGAACGTTTGAACTTGAAGTTTGGCGACAACAAGATCTAGATTCCATCAAAGTCCTCATCATCGAAATCGAGACAACCATGGCAAGCACAACAGACAAGATCATCCTTCACGATACCTGCAGGCAACTGCCCTAATTTCTGCAAGCTCCTGGCCTCATCCGCCATGTACTTGTGGATCACGTCAGCCTTGTCGTCCTGGTACTCGCGAAGGCCAACGAGGACAATGTCTCCGGTAGCAATCCAAACCTTCTTCTGCATCTTTCCCCGGATGTGACAAAGCCGCTTAGTCCCGTCAATGCACATGGCTTCGCACCACCCATTGCGCAGCATCTGTTTCACCTGGGCATATTCTTGACCTTCTTCTTTGAGGACCAACTCTCTCTTCTCGTCATCCTCGCCTTCGTTCTTCCCCTTCTTCCTATTTTTTCCACTTTTACCTTTGTTCTTCGGCatcctttcttctttcttcttcttctaaaaCCCTAGCAATATATAAAACAAAAGTCAggacaaaaaaaagaagaagaagttgcCTTAGGATGCAAGAAAGATATATGAGAAAGAAGATTGAAAATATATGAAGTTTAATTCGAACCAACAGAAAGTAGTGATTAAAAATTGAAGATTTTTGCCCTACCAAATTAATTTCCAAGTAAGGATTTTATTACTTTAGATGAATCTCTGAAGCTGATACGATTTGATTATTGAGAATCGTTTGTTTGTTAGAAGGTTTGcaacaaaaaaaggaaataaaacgaTGGACTAAATGCCTAATGTTAAGCAGCCAACTTATGCATGGACTACAAGGCACAGGAAGTAATATAGTATTGAGTACAATTTTGTGGGGGCCGCAGGGGTTAATGGGGCTGGGGATGGGGTGGCGGTAAAATGCTCCCCCCATTACAAAACAGGATGGGGAATGGGGGACTATCCCCCGCCCCCTCCCCTgcttaaataaaaaatatatatatacatatatatgtctatatatgcatatatatatcttaattatatacataacatatttaatattattagttataaatatcaaattatgcatatgtaatataattaatattgttagttatactaataattatatatttatattaatacaaATTATTGATTAGTTAcactaatatatttatactaaattattaattacattcttttactaattgtatatttattctattactccctccgtcccattgttaatgtcatgtttcacctTTTTCATTGTCCCAAAATTAGAGTCATGCTAAAATTTTTCCCTTCCAGAGTTCCATTCTTACCCTTGTTGTACACATGTAAAAAAGTCCCAAGAAATTTAATAGGACCCACTATTTATTCCCATTTAGAGAAGTTCAAAGAGTGTGCAAGACAACTCCCAGTTTATAAGGCCACTATTGATGCGTGTCCTTAATGTATGAAGAGATGCATTTGATTGAGATGGGACCCACAGAATTATGACTCTTTGAAAAACACAAACTTTAGTTGACTAATGTAATTCCAGCAGGGTAAATTTGGAAGTAAAGCATCGGTCGCCAATAATAGTCCACTGTACATAAAAAGTTGCAGTCCCAAGAAACGACTTTAAATTTGAGACGGAAGGAGTATatactttttagtaattatacatttatactaaattactaactaaaaattttattaattataaACTTTTTCCTGCAGGCGGGGTGGGGGAGCGGGTGACAGGGGGGCGGAGGAAGGGGATATGTTTAGGCAACCCCGGCCCCATCCCAATCCCACCCTGCTGCCATCCCTAATGAAATATTGATACCGAACACTAATTGAAACATGGTGGACTGTGAACTATAATGCCCTAGTGGCAGACACAATTCCAGGTAAGTTTCCAATGGAGTTTAGACTAaagtaaatttataaaatgaataaatcagaaaattgaGTCAGAACCTTACTTGTTCAAGGTGTGAAGATGAAAGACTTGATCATTCGCCTCCCCCCGTCTTTTTTCGCTATCCAGTTTCATTTTCAACTTGAGTGTTTTCAATGTCGGGACGTGGTCTTATAGACAAGATAAATTAACCGCTACTAGGTGGGGTGAGGGAAGGAAGTTAATTAATGGATCCCAAAATCATGTTCATCCCTACTTTCTCTCCAATAGTATGAACATGACCAATAGTTTATCCCAACTTTCTCTCCTATAATATTGATGTCGGTTAGGTGGAATAAGTAAGAATATGCTATGTTAGTTACTAGCTAAACTATATAGAATGTGAGTAAGCTATCAACCACCATTAACTCCCACTATCCCTTAGAAGTGGTGATCAGATGGGACACTGACATAAATTTCGAAAGATAATTAAACTAAGTAAAGAACTagtaaaataattaataatattgattaattaattagttttaACCAAGAGGGAGATCGAAAAATTCAGGGTTTTACAAAACAAGCCAAACTTGAACATAATTTTGAGTTCGTCAAAATAATAAACAAGCTTGAACACAAGCATGTTTGGCTAGTTTAGAGTGGCTTACACCCCTACTAGCGAAGTGTATGAGTTTACGCAAAAGGAAAACATGCAACTACGTTCAATGGGTAAACAAAGTGCTTCAATCACACAACGCCTTTGTGTTCAATGAGTTCAAGAATCATTTTGGTTTGTACAATTCCCATCAAGAGGCAATTGATAAGTGGCTTCAATTTGCATTTACCAGGAATGTCCAAAGGCTAGGGGTGTCTTGTCAGATTTCATGTTTGTTCATGTGCCTTCAGAGAATTATACTTTTCCATATGGGGCCTTTGGCCTGAGAAGCGAGAAATCGTTAGGAAAAAGCCCTCGTACATTTACTGGCTTTAAGTACCTCAAGGCATTCACTCTCAGAAGGGTTGATGTTCCCTGGGAAGTTCTTGAACTCTTCTAGTTTCTTGAACGTCTGGTAGTGCATATGTCCAATTTGTTGATAAATGTGGAAGCTTTTGGTCCATAACCTGCACTGAAACACTGGATATTTGTATAGCCTGCACTGGAACACCTGGAGATTGTTTCTGTCCTAAAACTGGACTTTGTGTGATGCAAATATTGTCTCACTTAAGATTTTGTTCAAGAAAACTGCTGCTTAATAATGTTCCACTGCTCGTCGCTGTATTCTGTCAAGCTGATACCATCAACATTGTTGGCATTGCAGGGATGTTATGCCTGGGCTGTTCTGGCGCCTGCCAAAACTGGAGGTTTTGGCATTATGCCGGGATGCAATAGATGTTAGTATTAAATTATTCTGTGGAATCTTGGCTACATTTTCTTCTCTATGTTCGGTTTATCTATTACTCCTTACCTGTGCCTTCTTATTTTCTTTGACCTTTTGTGTTTCGATTGCGTTTCGATCATCTTAGATTGAAGGAATGCTTGTTATTGAACTTCCTCAACTTCCTAAACTCAAGCAGTTAACAATTGAAGCTTTTCCATCTGAAGATAGCGATAGACTGCTTGAATTGACTTCCTTGATCAGGGGAGGGCCCAACTTGGAGAAGCTAGTAATAACTAATAAAGTTATCAAATTCTTATGCTAATTCCCCTGTAGCCTggaaattaatatttcttttgAGTATTATCTCCTTTTAGCTTCTGGATCCTCACACTAGTTACTTTCTGTGCGACCTGTGTATCTGATTTAAGTCATGATGTACAATTCCGTATGTTAAGCCTTCAGTCTATTTATTCTTTTGCATGATACCCAAAGAAGGAACCACTAGAGATGATATAACTACTCTTTAATTTTATGTTATCTTTCCTTTATGTTTTATCCTTGTATTAGAAGTTTCTCCTGCTGTagctgttttcttttgtttattgatCTCTTGTATGTGGTAGAGTTTGCTATTCCTTCTCACCTTCAGGTTTGTGAGTTTTATGCTTTACGGTTGCAATGAGACTTGAAAGAGTTAATGGGGGTAGAAAGTTAGGAGAGACCTGTAAATTATCCACTGCAACATCTTAAATTGTTCGAGTTATACTATGGTGGTACAAgtgaacttgaacttgttaaGTTCTTCTCTGAAAATGCCACTTCCCTTGAAAAAATTGTAATCATTCCTCAAGAATATATCCACTTGCCACATAGTTCTAGTTCTTGGCAGATGGACGATGAACAATTTTTAAGGGAATGTGCCAAGCAACAACTTAGAGGGTTGCTTGCTTCACATGGTATTGAACTTGACATACTCTACAATTCAGTTTAATCTATCGACTGTTTTATCAGGCATTGTGAATCTGTCGATGACATGATCCATGATTTGAGCCAGATCCACAGAGATTAGTGCTGATCTGCTGAAATCCACGAAAGAGATTTGCATGGGAAATTGATGAAGCTATGCTTTTTGCTTGATCATCCTCTAGCTAGTGATTCCTGTATCAAATTGGgttaaaactagaaaaattaGGAGTGATGTCCTGCATAAAAGCTTGTAATAAATGGATTCCGGTAAATGAAGTGAACTTGGTAAAATTGCTGGTGATTGTCTAATTGTGAACAAGTCGGTGTGCTTGCCTATACATGAGCACCATTACTGATTCTCTTTCAGTAATTTGTTTGTGAAAGGGAAAGTTGGACATGATGATCAGTCTGTAATTTTGTTTTCACCTTTTGAACACTTTCTGTGAAATACATCATATTAAGAAGCATGGCCTTTTTTATTCTAGAATGATGATTGTAGGGAATATTATTTCACAGAGTTAGGTTGAAATTAATGGATAAAGTAATCTTCAACAAAACATAGTTAGAAATAAAGTAAATTTCTGTACCCTGTCTAGGAATAAATACAGTGTATGCATGAGACCTAGTAGCTTGTATTGATATAAGGTTGCAGATGAATGATTTTACAATCCCCTCTTCACAGCCACATTCTTAAACCCAAGCTAACAATGTTCCTAAGATTTTTTTCAAGATcacaagaaataaaacaaaaaaaaaaggttaatgcAAGAGGGATGTGAAAAGCATTGCATCCTATGTTTGCTTTCCTGTATTATTCTGGAAAGCAAGCAAGGCTATGTATGTTCTTTTGTGTTGCTCAACTACCTGGTTCAAAAGGGTATTCAGTTTGGTTGTAGTCAATGAAAGTTAACAGGACATCAGAATTGGAAACTTCTGAACCTTTTGAATATCAATTGAATAATTCCATTTGTTGAACGTCCCaacgaaaaagaagaagaagaagaagaagaagaacatcaGTTCAAACAACAACACCCTTGAACTATGACAAACGTTAATCTAAAACATTCCAAGGGGTAAAGTTCCAAAAATCAAGAACGAAATCGAAACAACATTGAAGTTGAACGTATTGAAGTTGAACTTAATAACATGATTCAGAAGTTATATATCTAGATTCGATCGATGTCCTCATCCTCAAAATCaacataatcatcaaaaccaccATCATCATCCTCTGGGTCCATTACGCTTTCATTGACTCGAATGCTTTCAGGCAACTCTTCATATTGCTGCAACCTCCTTGCCTCGTCGGCCATGTACTTGAGGATCACGTCAGCCTTATCGTCCTGGTACTCGCGAAGGCCAACGAGGATAATGTCTCCGGCAGCAATCCAAACCTTCTTGTGCATCTTTCCTCGGATGTGGCAAAGCCGTTTGGTGCCGTCAATGCACATGGcttcacaacggccgttgccgaGCATCCTTATCACCTGAGCATATTCTTGGCCGTCTTCCTTGTATACAAGCTCTCTCTTCTCATCGTCCGCTTCGTTCTTtcctcttttcttatttttccctCCTTTTCCCTTGTTCTTCGGCATCTTCTTCCTGCCTCTTCCTTCTTGTAAAGTTCTagtttttcctttgaaaacctTCTTCCTCTAAAACCCTAGAGATAGATAAAAGCTATCCTTTTTTTAATAGTTGAAGATTACAGTTTTTATTTCTCGATGTGTTGGTGTGAGTATTTATTTTGACTTTTACGTTATAGAATAGAAATAGGAAAacttttggcttttttttttttttttagtgaatgGCTAAAAAGGTCACTAAACTATATTAAGTATGGCACCGATCAATCATCAAACTTTTGTATGGTCACAAAGGTCACTAAACTAGTAAAAACGAGTCATAGACGTCATTTTGTCAAATTCTACTAATAAAATAATCGGTAAATAATTGAAATTTAACGATCTTTTTAACAAAATGACCATTGAAAACTGGTTATTTTACGGATAGAATTTGACAAAATGATCTTGTTGGCCCGTTTTTGCCAGTTTGGTGACCTTTGTGGCCCCAAAAAAAGTTTGGTGACCAACCCGTGCAATATTAAATAGTTAAGTAATATTTTTGGCTATTTACTCTTTTTTGTGGGTAAGAATAAAGTCTTGGTGGATTCAACTCGAATCACTACCACAAACTAGAACATGTCTCTGGGGGCGAGATTCTTAAATATTACCCACCAATATAATTTTCACATTCTCACATCAGCAACAGCAGCAGTAGGACCcttttttggtaaaaataaagtttaggtaGTTTCAATTTCAATCACTAATCACTACCACGACCCAGAACATACCTATGGGATGAGAAATTTTTACAAATCGTCTACTGACACTCTTACATATCACTCACCAACACAGTTCTCACATTGATAGCGgaaccttttttgtttttgatagaAATTAAGTTATCATCCACCAACATAGTCCTGACATCAATAACAGAATTTGAACAAAAGACGAGGAAGTGGCACGTCCTTGTTAACTAAGCCAACTTGTGTTCGCCTTCGTCTACTCTGTGCCTTCTTTTTCATTCTTTCTAGCCCTAAGTTTTGCAGGCACTATCATCGTGCTCAATCCCTATTTTTCTACCGGCAGGAACAGAGGCCGTGGAGAACCTGGAGTATTAAAATGAGAAGTAGAATTTTTGCTTCTTCGATTTCATCAATGCCCTTCTACAATTGTGGATTGAGGACAAAACTAACAACTTGTCAGCGGAGCGACAATCCGAAAAGAAGGTTTCTTGGCTGCTCTTCGTGGCCAGCAAGAACTCTTTGTGCCATGAACATACTTCTCAAAATCTGATGTTAACGAATTTCTGCAAAATGGCGCTGTTTTATTAGAGTTCCGACAGGTGCAAGTATTTTGAATGGGTTGATGGGGAAATTTGTCCAAGAGGAAGGGTTCTTATACATGGTATATTGAAAAAGGTGAATAAGCTGGAAGAAACAGTTGAAAAGTTGCGAAAAGGGGAGAAATTTTTCATCAGCATTATCGTGGTCTTGGGGTGGCATTGTTGGTTCTGAGTTAAAAGGAAAACAAGCGAAACAAATGCAAAAGGGGGCCAGCTGCTACTGAGTCTGGTGTGAAATCTTGTTAAATTTTTTAGACAATCTGTTTTGTTAGAATACCGGTTGGATAAACGTAGACTGAAGTAGCATAAACAAATGGTCCTACTGAGTTGGCCGCCATAAACAAAAGTCATCCAAAGGCAACAATGAGCTAATCCCTGTTTTACATATTGTACTGTTCAAGATGATTGCATGTTAAGGCAAAGGTTAAAAAATAAAGCCATCATCTTCATGAGCAGCAAGAGTCATACCGGCTTCTCTTTTTCCCTTCTATGCAGATGAACTAGTAGCATCCATTTTTTACTTAATAGCAACATTGACATGCATAAGAACATCTCTAATGTTGAAGGGCATCTGCAACTTTTCCTTATTTGCGGGGCAAGGTTTGCTGATGCATTTAACTTGAGATTTTGACAGGTCAAACACTTCATACATATCAACTTTACCAATGGTTTAGTACCCCAGCATAAGCTGGATATCAGTGCTTGGGTATGAAAACTATATCCATGAATCTGAGTTCAAAATGCACGGATCCACTTTTGCCAATCTTCTAGCCCGCCGATTGTCTGGTTGATAACAGTGAGAATAGCTGAAAAATTCTTCGTTGCTAAAGAAggagaaaagaatgaaaaagtGTCTGGATAgcaaattattctaaataatattttacttgcattataaacacatttccaaatcaacttttttttattcttaactaatatttttatcttacatacatcatatcacaaaaagtgttatattaattatttcaaataatactctatccaaactttccccctttttttttgttacaaCAAGCTATACTAACGGAGCGTGCTTCTCACGTGACCACTTCCCATAGAATTTCATGAGTTTTTTATCAATTGTCCCAAATTGATCGAAATCGACAATGTTCGAGAAATAAATGTGTTTTTGGTGAAAgtgaaactttgaggatgaaattgatCGATCATCCAATCATTAGGAAcaaaaagtgcatttttttcCTAGAGGTGGCATCCCACCCTACCCCCGTACATAGGGTTTGCATTTAAAAACATTTATGAACTTCAACTccattttttgttttgcttgtaTAATGTGCAGGTCGATGAGAATAGCTTAATGGGGCTGTACTTTTCGGGCTGATGATGCATGGAGGATTTCCTCTACTTAATCATCAAGTAGACCAGAAATATTCCCATTCACCAACCGCCTAAAGCGCCACTATTTCAAAGCCTTCACAGCACGCCTTCAGCCTCAATTGTAACATTTTCcaaaccccccaaaaaaaaaaaatgaccccGTCAAAAGCGCCACTTTAGAACACGCCTTAACaataacaccaaaaaaaaaaccctttgaATCAAAACCTTCACACACTCCGCCATTCCTCTGCAATACCCAAACCCCACTGTCCTCTCCTTCTCCCAGCTGATTCTGACTCACTGAGTTTAACCGAGTTCACCGGGTTTGCAGCCGTTCCAAACCTCCAATTTCACGAGGAAGGAAAAGATGCGAGCTATCCATCGATTCGTGTCGCGTTTCTCCATTAACCGTTGTTCCAAAAATCAACCCACATTCAAAACCCGTATTCCTTTCTCTCTTTCCGAAAAACCCTTCTCTTCAAACCCTCCTTCGAATAACGATAAAAGTACGACTTCCGGTTTGGGCAGCAGCTTCGGCGTTCCTTCCGGCgatggcggcggcggcggcagCAGCGACAACTTGGGGTGGGATAACCCAAGTTCTTCCTCATGGTCTACTGGCCTGACCAAAGAACACTTTGACGGCGAAGTAGTCGGACAGCAGGTGAGCCCTGGATTGGGCCCGAACCCGGCTCGGCCAGAAGGTGGAATGGGAGTTGGAGGCAGTGGTATGGGGCAGGCGCGGTGGACGGATGAGGAGATGATGCGCATTAGGAGGTTACAGGCCGAGAATAGGAAAAGCAGAGCGTTTGTGGAAGGATGGAAGAACAGGATGGTGGAGATGAGTGTCCTGATGAAGCAAGTGAGAGAGCCTGGGGCTCGAGGATCATATTTGAAGGACTCGGAGAAGGCTGAGATGTATCGGAAACATAAGGAGAATCCCGAGGTATATTCGGTGGAGAGGCTTGCCAAGGACTACAGGGTTATGAGGCAAAGGGTCCATGCGATTTTATGGCTGAAAgaagaggaggaagaggaagagaagaagTTAGGCCACAAGTTGGACGATTCGGTTGAGCTTTTGTTGGATGCATGCCCCGAGTAAGTTAATTACTTTTCATCAGAAATTTCGTAGGAAAAGTAGTCTTTTTATTGATTAATGATGCTATTAATTGGTTTCGAGAATGTTGAGTTCTACTATGAAATGCTTTGTTGTAACAGTTAGTTTTTTGAGGGGCTTCTACCCAGGACAAGCAATTAGAGGCCTTGTTAATGGCAATTGGAAGAGACTCTCCTGCTGCTAATGCAACTAGGAATTGACACCTTATTATCCTAATTTCTAGTGCCACTTAATTAGGCTATGCATCCTGTTCTGTATTCTTTCTTTCTAACAATGTTGGAGATTCTGTTGTCATATATTGCTTAGTGTTATGTCATTTATGTGAATTTGGAAGTAGTTTTCTACCATATACAAGGTGTTTTTAGGAAGAGGAGAAGCTATCACCCTATAGTGTTTACTTTATAAGGTTTGAAGTTCTGTGTTTAGATGGTTGATGTTTTGTCTATCATAATAGTTATCTTACTATTGGGTAATAGTTGAGGCTCAGATGTTTGGTTGGAGTTTTGATCTCTATGTTACTGAGGTTGAAgtttttttggtcatttttggtCATTTCTTGCTTAATATGCTTTGAATTGGGAAGCAGATTCCAGTGCTGGATATAATGTATTTAGGATGAGAAGATATTAAATTATAATATTTTGATATGTGCGCCTTTGTATAGGTGAAATTAGGTAGCAGCAATTGAATCTTCTTTCTCCTGAATAATGAGCAGTTGGTTTTTGATGGTTCGAGTTGATTAACAttcttttaagaaaataatgaatGTGTGTGTTAGCAGTTTGCTGCTTGATACTTCTACTTATCAATGTTAGTGAACATTAATTTGCAAGTGGGCCTTCAAAATTTGGAGTGCCATGTTGGATTTAAATCATAGGGAACATTCTAAAATAGGAGATAATTCCCATGCGGTTAAACTTTTTTTTGTGCCATATTATTTGGAGGAAGGATTGGTCTGGTGTGTTCTTACAGAGTCAGAGTTGTCTGGAATGTGCTCAAAAACTAGTTATTAATATTCTGTGTGAACTCTGATTCTTGATGTCAATATTTACTGGCTTTGTGTATTCTAATTTTCTGTGTGAACTCTGGAATGGGCCCAAACCCAACACGGCCCAAAGATTCCTCAGATTGTTTCACTTCCCTGTTTCTTAATGCCATCTTGTGGACTCACATAATTGTCCAACTTTTAGTTGCTTCTTCAGCCATTGGCTGATCTCTGCATAGTTTGCGCTGGTCCTGTCTCTCTGTATTCCTTAGGTTTGATTCGTATTTTGAATTACATCTCACTGTTAGTGAAACTTTTGAACTGTTATGTCTTTGTTATTAACTTTCTATTGTAAATGGGCTTCTGTTCACACAGTTTGACTCCAAGCAATAAGGGAACCAGGCTTCCTTAACTTGACACTGAGATGCTACATGCATTATGAATTTGGATGCTTATTGACTCTGTGAAATGGGAAATGTGGATATGTTTGTTTGgtgtattttatttttctctcttcGCATACTTTACTTTGCTTCAGATGATCAATGTTGCTTGCATTCCGATGTTTAACTTGCACATTGATTTTCTTGAGGTGCATCATGCACTGTATTGTTTCCGATGCTTGTGTCAAAACTAATGTTAACTGATCCCTATTTTTATCTcataacaaaattttgaaaagttataGAGCTTGCATCTATTCGACTGTCTCGTGTATTTTTCCTCTTTGGTTGTGAAATGGTGCCAACTTTGATTGATCATAGCTGATGAATGACGTCAATAGATTTATCAGTTCATGAGTAATTTTACCTTAACATCTGAGGCTGATATGGTTCTCAGCTCAGATAAACCTAAAAAGGCACAAGATACTGTAATCTAGGTTCATTTGTATGACGGTAAGGAGGAATGTTCCTTGTCATCTTGCTGACAAGAAGTTCAACTTGGTTATATTTTCCATCGTACAATTGTTTTTTGCAAGTCTAAATGATCTATTCTGAGTCAACTATTTACTTTGCCTGTCCTAAATATCGAGTTTGTAACTGCACCTGTTCGGGATTAGAAAAGTCATTTAATAAGTTTGTGGTATGTTTTCTGTTCTTATGTGTTAGTTCTGAAGCTGCTAACCATTAAGCTTCCATGTTTTGCATAAATTTTGTCTGCAGAAGCCTCTGATATCCATGAAAATTCTGGCAGAAGTTCGAAGGCTAGAGTTCCTGAAAGTTATACAATTCAGTGGTTTACGTTTTCAAACAATTATCTATAGGATCTTGCTGCTGAGTTTGGTGGATGTTACATTGTTTGGACTGCATGTTATAACATATTTCTGTTGGACTTCACTGTAACCAACTGTTAGTCCCACCTGTACTCCCATGTGTTCACAACTTATGTGCTCTGTTGTGCTAATATAAATTTCTTTATGACACTGGTTTTTTAGTTATTTACTTGACATTGTTTACTGCATGATCATCTTTGCCACCAATTCAACATTCCATGTAAAGATAACTTTTTCTTTGTGGTGTAGTGTGTGATTTCTCTTTATGAAACTGACATGGTTGGCTATCTGTTTTCTTGTTTCCCTAATTCAGAGTTTATGGTTCTGCAGATTTTTCAATTCTCATGATAGGGAGTTTCATGTTGCATCTCTTCCTT is drawn from Coffea arabica cultivar ET-39 chromosome 1c, Coffea Arabica ET-39 HiFi, whole genome shotgun sequence and contains these coding sequences:
- the LOC113724491 gene encoding eukaryotic translation initiation factor 1A-like — translated: MPKNKGKSGKNRKKGKNEGEDDEKRELVLKEEGQEYAQVKQMLRNGWCEAMCIDGTKRLCHIRGKMQKKVWIATGDIVLVGLREYQDDKADVIHKYMADEARSLQKLGQLPAGIVKDDLVCCACHGCLDFDDEDFDGI
- the LOC113724213 gene encoding eukaryotic translation initiation factor 1A-like; protein product: MPKNKGKGGKNKKRGKNEADDEKRELVYKEDGQEYAQVIRMLGNGRCEAMCIDGTKRLCHIRGKMHKKVWIAAGDIILVGLREYQDDKADVILKYMADEARRLQQYEELPESIRVNESVMDPEDDDGGFDDYVDFEDEDIDRI
- the LOC113724498 gene encoding protein GAMETE CELL DEFECTIVE 1, mitochondrial-like — protein: MRAIHRFVSRFSINRCSKNQPTFKTRIPFSLSEKPFSSNPPSNNDKSTTSGLGSSFGVPSGDGGGGGSSDNLGWDNPSSSSWSTGLTKEHFDGEVVGQQVSPGLGPNPARPEGGMGVGGSGMGQARWTDEEMMRIRRLQAENRKSRAFVEGWKNRMVEMSVLMKQVREPGARGSYLKDSEKAEMYRKHKENPEVYSVERLAKDYRVMRQRVHAILWLKEEEEEEEKKLGHKLDDSVELLLDACPEFFNSHDREFHVASLPYKPDFKVLPEGWDGTTRDPDEVHYEISMKEDEMLYQEFLQRFNFNKMKMAKQVKCHKYSRRRPSEGWNYTVEKLGPRGKRGNGGGWKFVSTPDGSTRPLNEYEKMFVRRETPRRRRRILP